Proteins co-encoded in one Deinococcus aerius genomic window:
- a CDS encoding DUF2227 family putative metal-binding protein yields MPSGDLHTGVNLITLVGIAGPLAALHVSQDLLLSLAAGYLTGTLLITPDLDLAGHVRVRARCNWGVWGGLWRPLSLFVRHRGVTHTYVRGPLLLLGYAAVLLTLPVTALLAVDRALDVPLRVPTPDGPLYAVALGGYLLAYWLHLWLDGYRPWNVRRW; encoded by the coding sequence ATGCCCAGCGGTGACCTGCACACCGGAGTCAACCTGATCACCCTGGTGGGGATCGCCGGACCCCTGGCCGCCCTGCACGTCTCCCAGGACCTGCTCCTCTCGCTGGCGGCGGGATACCTGACCGGGACGCTGCTGATCACGCCTGACCTCGACCTGGCGGGACACGTGCGTGTGCGGGCACGGTGCAACTGGGGTGTCTGGGGAGGCCTGTGGCGCCCGCTGAGCCTGTTCGTGCGGCACCGGGGCGTCACGCACACCTACGTCCGCGGACCGCTCCTTCTGCTGGGGTACGCCGCCGTCCTGCTGACACTGCCGGTCACCGCGCTGCTCGCCGTGGACCGGGCCCTGGACGTCCCCCTGCGGGTACCCACCCCGGACGGGCCGCTCTACGCGGTGGCGCTGGGCGGATACCTGCTCGCGTACTGGCTGCACCTGTGGCTGGACGGATACCGGCCCTGGAACGTGCGCCGGTGGTGA
- a CDS encoding C39 family peptidase has product MRRRFLSLTLGALLTLALPARAVSQPALALQHLPVVYQGWNDCGPASIAMVLAYYDFTVPVQTISRATKPSPASYMQVEAIERFVSRYGLRSVQIRGSQISLLKNLIALGVPSIVLQYAQEVGQVPHFRVIRGFDDRFSRLYLADPLIGYAYISYQDFDTLWNIQGRISVAVYPPAMHAQVMRALGVGG; this is encoded by the coding sequence ATGCGACGACGGTTTCTTTCCCTCACGCTGGGGGCGCTGCTTACCCTGGCCCTTCCCGCCCGGGCCGTCTCCCAGCCCGCCCTGGCCCTGCAGCACCTGCCCGTCGTGTATCAGGGCTGGAACGACTGCGGCCCGGCGAGCATCGCGATGGTGCTGGCGTATTACGACTTCACCGTCCCGGTGCAGACCATCAGCCGGGCCACCAAACCGTCCCCGGCCAGCTATATGCAGGTGGAGGCCATTGAGCGCTTTGTCAGCCGCTACGGCCTGCGGTCCGTGCAGATCCGGGGCAGCCAGATTTCCTTGCTGAAGAATCTGATCGCGCTGGGTGTGCCCAGCATCGTCTTGCAGTACGCCCAGGAAGTCGGCCAGGTGCCGCATTTCCGAGTGATCCGTGGGTTTGACGACCGCTTCTCCCGGCTGTATCTGGCGGACCCCTTGATCGGGTACGCTTACATCTCCTACCAGGACTTCGACACCCTCTGGAACATCCAGGGCCGGATCAGCGTCGCGGTCTATCCGCCCGCCATGCACGCGCAGGTGATGAGGGCGCTGGGCGTGGGGGGGTAG
- a CDS encoding CPBP family glutamic-type intramembrane protease: MFITPLVLASLSLSLRQRHPGGRLSPGWLIGCAAVTNTLFALAHLCNSPDLPHHPAVLGLVIPQLMSGAVFSWVATRSGLRAAMLCHGCDNALVTVLGAVPLVWRVLTS; encoded by the coding sequence ATGTTCATCACGCCCCTGGTCCTGGCCTCGTTGTCCCTGAGCCTGCGTCAGCGGCATCCCGGCGGACGACTTTCCCCCGGCTGGCTGATCGGCTGCGCGGCGGTGACGAACACGCTCTTCGCGCTGGCGCACCTGTGCAACTCCCCCGATCTGCCTCACCACCCGGCCGTACTCGGCCTGGTTATCCCACAACTGATGAGTGGGGCGGTGTTCTCCTGGGTGGCGACGCGCTCTGGCCTGCGGGCCGCCATGCTCTGCCATGGGTGCGACAACGCCCTTGTCACTGTCCTGGGAGCGGTGCCGTTGGTGTGGCGGGTCCTGACGAGCTGA
- a CDS encoding single-stranded DNA-binding protein gives MMTLTHGTSAEFTAALARPGVLKPGGQFATFTLAGEFKRSREDGTPIRTVFYQPCVAAGRLAGRLGTLGAGEAISGTGVLAAYEGEIVIAVQDAARLPSEHVRLELDGGGAARLLRARWRVRARGVLITPPQAQRLENEVPVTNIRLGLTPKRAEGTETPLVPLELAAYGELAVVLAGQGKGNYLDTWGVLQRRQGAQRRFSRLEVQDVEPLHGTRALL, from the coding sequence ATGATGACGCTGACCCACGGCACCTCCGCCGAGTTCACCGCCGCGCTCGCGCGTCCGGGCGTCCTGAAACCCGGCGGCCAGTTCGCCACGTTCACCCTGGCTGGAGAGTTCAAGCGGTCTCGGGAGGACGGGACGCCGATCCGGACGGTCTTTTACCAGCCCTGCGTCGCCGCGGGTCGTCTGGCAGGACGGCTGGGGACGCTGGGCGCGGGCGAGGCGATCAGCGGAACGGGCGTGCTGGCCGCGTATGAGGGGGAGATCGTCATCGCGGTTCAGGACGCGGCGCGCCTGCCCAGCGAGCACGTCCGCCTGGAACTGGACGGCGGTGGGGCCGCGCGGCTGCTTCGTGCCCGTTGGCGGGTCCGGGCGCGGGGGGTGTTGATCACCCCACCGCAGGCCCAGCGCCTGGAGAACGAGGTGCCGGTGACGAACATTCGACTGGGGCTCACGCCGAAGCGGGCGGAGGGGACGGAGACACCACTGGTGCCACTGGAACTGGCGGCCTACGGGGAACTGGCGGTCGTGCTCGCCGGGCAGGGCAAGGGAAACTACCTCGACACCTGGGGTGTGTTGCAGCGTCGTCAGGGGGCGCAGCGCCGCTTTTCCCGGCTGGAAGTGCAGGACGTCGAGCCCCTGCACGGGACGCGGGCGCTGCTGTAG
- a CDS encoding tyrosine-type recombinase/integrase has product MTLVPFKGGLLAQARVWTNLHDDELRRRAVQAAGEKDVYALVSLTTAYLAHGGGSGVLTSPRTVEAYALGTRQFVEYASSQAVNLLRPGRHDAQGYINTLLAAGRKPAGVQLKVAAAGCLYRALRWAGATEADPFRDARVPRDPTPGIVKRPPYSEDELADVLEQADVQAKFLLFLTAHAGLRISEALALEWDDLDEAAKRIQVRSGKGRKARVVAMSSSLARAARHYRGLYAPGGPEHVDGKRTTLPIRVFRYADMTTARYHVEKAFKAAGVKFRGFHPGRKYAGTRLLRQIKDFGRVAAHLGHSSVDTTRKGYAQLAADDLKDDLAGW; this is encoded by the coding sequence ATGACTCTCGTTCCATTCAAGGGTGGGCTCCTGGCTCAAGCACGGGTCTGGACGAACCTGCACGACGATGAGCTGCGCCGCCGGGCCGTACAGGCGGCGGGCGAAAAGGACGTGTACGCCCTGGTGTCCCTCACCACGGCGTACCTGGCTCACGGAGGAGGCAGCGGCGTCCTGACCAGCCCCCGGACGGTCGAGGCGTACGCCCTGGGCACCCGGCAATTCGTCGAGTACGCGAGCAGTCAGGCCGTGAACCTCCTGCGCCCCGGACGGCACGACGCCCAGGGGTACATCAACACTCTGCTCGCCGCTGGCCGCAAGCCCGCCGGCGTGCAACTCAAGGTGGCCGCGGCGGGATGCCTCTACCGCGCCCTGCGCTGGGCGGGGGCCACCGAGGCCGATCCCTTCCGTGACGCCCGCGTGCCGAGAGACCCAACCCCCGGGATCGTCAAGCGTCCCCCCTACTCGGAGGACGAGTTGGCCGACGTGCTGGAGCAGGCCGACGTGCAGGCCAAGTTCCTGTTGTTCCTCACGGCCCACGCGGGGCTGCGCATCAGCGAGGCGCTCGCGCTGGAGTGGGACGACCTCGACGAGGCGGCCAAGCGGATCCAGGTCCGGTCCGGCAAGGGGCGCAAAGCCCGGGTCGTCGCCATGAGCAGCAGCCTCGCCCGGGCCGCCCGGCACTACCGTGGCCTGTACGCACCCGGCGGTCCCGAGCATGTCGACGGCAAGCGCACGACGCTGCCCATTCGCGTCTTCCGGTACGCGGACATGACCACCGCCCGCTACCATGTCGAAAAGGCGTTCAAGGCCGCTGGCGTGAAGTTCCGGGGCTTTCACCCGGGGCGCAAGTATGCGGGGACGCGGTTGCTGCGGCAGATCAAGGATTTCGGGCGGGTCGCCGCGCACCTGGGGCACTCGTCCGTGGATACGACGCGCAAGGGGTACGCCCAACTGGCCGCCGACGATCTCAAGGACGACCTCGCCGGTTGGTGA
- a CDS encoding MarR family transcriptional regulator: MNSLSPIHSLQVLDLLGRGPSTTGDVAASTNLPRADAHVLLRTLQDAGLVCKAADRAGTLRLHQLPTLDTETGEVTQEQVLAEVERQRTVAALVTTTGFPRTVVTDVLTRALWRGEVSCRCIGSLGVFTRGKAWQPSVSGQPT, translated from the coding sequence ATGAATTCCCTCTCCCCCATCCACAGCCTGCAGGTGCTCGACCTTCTGGGACGGGGTCCGTCCACAACCGGCGACGTCGCGGCCTCCACCAATCTCCCGCGCGCAGACGCCCACGTCCTCCTCAGGACTCTTCAGGACGCTGGCCTGGTCTGCAAGGCCGCCGACCGCGCGGGAACACTTCGGCTCCACCAACTGCCTACGCTGGACACCGAGACCGGCGAGGTGACCCAGGAGCAGGTCCTCGCTGAGGTCGAGCGGCAGCGCACCGTGGCCGCACTCGTCACCACGACCGGTTTTCCGCGCACAGTCGTCACGGACGTGCTCACCCGTGCGCTGTGGCGAGGCGAGGTGAGCTGCCGCTGCATCGGGAGCCTGGGGGTGTTCACCCGGGGTAAAGCCTGGCAACCGAGCGTTTCCGGTCAACCGACATGA